In Mytilus edulis chromosome 3, xbMytEdul2.2, whole genome shotgun sequence, the genomic window aaattcatgtatttggttttgatgttatattggttattctcatcggattttgtctaatgcttagtccgttgctgtgtgtgttacattttaatgttgtgtcgttgttctcctctaatatttaatgcgtttccgtcaattttagtttgttaccccgattttgttttttgtccatagatttatgagttttgaacagcggtatactactgttgcctttatttaacaatgTCAAGATGCAGATTGTTTGGCTAGCCATTAAAACAGGTTCAACACACTATTGaattcttaaaatatcctgtaccaagggtttgtttttgttgtacttcAGTGTTTCTATTGCTCCTTTCTTCCCCTTATATAGTCTTAAACAACTTCATAGTTCTGTCTTTATATTCATGATTATATATTTACAGCAGGAGCATCTGGTACAGCAGCCCCAGTAAATAATAATGTACAATTCAGACCAGAATCATCAGCATCAGCTGCCTCTTCTACAGTAGGTTaattttattgtctaaaagaaagaaaaacccaTCTGATATTGTGTacagaaaagagggacgaaatataccaaatggacattcaaactaataatcgaaaaaaaaacccacctgacaacgccatggccaacagagaggacaaacaaacaaacaatagtacacaaagcacaaaatagaaaaataagtactaagcaacacaaaccccaaaaCCTAAGGGTTATCTTAAGTGCCCCGGATGAGTAGGCGTtgttcatgttagtacaaacccagtAATTAGTCTAATTCGgcaggtcacattcgtgaaaatgaAACGGGGTTGTAGTTGAGGAACACATCCGATACCATATTTTATAACTATCAATCAAttggtgatggcgtccgtaaaatttacgcaGGGATGATTCAATTCACCATTTCAAactattggtttaatagcttccttctATTAAGGAAATCTTAATAGGATGTCTTACTAATATTGAACTCTAGTCCAACTTTAGAAATACATAATGTAATAGAAATCTACAGTGACTTTCCGACAATAATCTTGAAACTGACATACTTTTAAATGAGCAAGTATGCGTAGCACCAACAGTCAAAATTCAACGTGATAGACAAATAAATAATTGCATTGTATACAATTTGATGGTTAATCAaatcaattcttttttttcaaaactgctTGACGTAAAGTATTTTTCGATATTGGAgaaatttcatgaaaaattacAAATCTGTCGTAGAAAGGAGGTAtcgaaaaaaatgattttaaaatattgaaacttTGTAACACCTGCATCTTTCCTTCCTATAGAGTTTATGCAGTCTTCCTAGCCATGACGGAGAAACAGGAGAGAAAAACTTAAAGCAAAACAAGTCTGCAAGGCGTGCATGGCGCTCTGATGCTTCAATATCTGGATCTGAAACGGCGAGACAACCGATGGCAACACAAAATCAAGAGAATTTCGACGTTTCTACAGTAGCACCCAACACCAACAGAGTTGCGAACAATGATGAATCTCAAGGAGCTGCAAGTATTTCGGGCCAATTAAATGACAGACAGAACAGTAATATAGACATGCAAGTACTGGAACAAGAACTTTTACGGTTGGCGCCAACCATTGCCGACGTTTTTCAACGTATATCGCAATCAACTGCTCAAGTACCTGTGAGCGAAGAAGACATAAAAAAAGTTAGAGAGGACAACGAAAGACTTAGAAAAACAAACCGTACGCTGATTGAAAAGTTAAATATATTCCAGCAAAGAATCATAAGACTCCAGCTTGAAAATAAAAATCTTCGCGAGGAAGGAGAAGGTGCAAATGAAGCCAAGAAGGACCTGGAAGATAAAGCAAATGAACTGGACGCCATTGAAAAACGAATTGAAAATCAAAAAATTGCActggaagaaaaagaaaaagagctCAAAGTTCAACTCCTGAAGATAgaagaaattgaaaataacatGACGAAACAAAGACATAAAATACAAGAACTGCACTCACTGTATGATGAAGGTGTAGAGGAAAGCTGTAAACAACAAGATGAAATTCAAAAACTGCAAGAAGAGAAAGAGGTACAAGATGCACAAATAGGGCAGTTGgaatacaaacaaaaattaagtaaTGAGAGAATGAGGGATTTGGAAGATCGACTAGAGCAACTAGAAATTAGTGGAAGAAACCGACGTGGAGTGGGATTAAGAAGAAGCAATCCTAGAGCAGCTTCTAAACGTATGCTTGGAATGATGTCAGATTATAATTAACTCGTTTGTTATCTTATTGTTGTCTATTTGTTATGTGGTCTTAAACTATTTTTATAACGCATTTGATATATTTGCATTTCTATAAATTCAACATTACCGATTACAATTATATATGTCATATTTCATGATATTCTTTCATACTCTAATTTAGaataaagataaaagaaaaatgtCAGTACAATGATAACGAAAAATCTCGGAAATGAGAGGGGGCACTTCAGTCCTTTACAGTAGGGCTGAACAGCTGATACACCAAACACCACACGCATTTCTTTTATGtcgaatgtaaaacaaatatatttgttgcATAATCTAAATcgcatgtttgaaaattaaattggCATTTGATTAGTTTCAGATGCTTATGATTCAACCAgtaactttttatatatttcctaTTAATTTCTCGACCTTATATACCACGGAGCTAGGAATAGTAACATATTCCAGCATTTCATCACCACCTCTTATTGCAAAATAAGTCACTaaaatataaataggaaaaattagaaaataaactaacgcaattgatataattatatcacattcatttgatacaaatattaaaaaaattaccaaTGTTACTTCCCCATAAATGCGcattttgaaaatacatgtattggggctggtgatacactcgaaGACTAATATTCCATTAGCAGAGGTATCGATTCAGTGATAGTATGGAAGCAATAAACTTAACGGTACGAGTTTTACTGTACCAGATGCACCTTTCCACAATAAATGACTTCAGTGGTGTCTTTGATAACAAATTCAGACTAATACAAACGTTGACGAGACGACCATTAACAATAATCAAATAAGGACAAGGAATGAAATCTTTGTACGAGGAAACtatattccttaatttaaagTAATTCTGAAGTTTAATTTGATTATGTAGACATTTGATCCAGAAATAACTTGTAAAaacttatcaaaggtacaaggattataacttaatacgccagacgcgcttttcgtctacataagactcaccagtgacgctcagatcaaaaaagttataaagccaaataagtacaaagttgaaaagaattgaggaccaaaaatccttagtttttcgaaaaaaaatttaaacaggaaatttataaaaaatataagagAGGCTAGAGATACTAAAAAGACAACaaaaactcataagttgaaaacaaattgacaacgaaattgcttaaaaagaaaaaaagacaaacagaaaaacaatagtacaaaaacaaaacatagaaaactccAGACCGATTTACATAAACCCCACctaaaactggggtgatctcatgtgctccgacaagggaagcagatcctgctttaccagtgctcatgttagtacaaatccggtaataagtctaattaGATATGTTACATTCGGGGAAAGGGGACGGGATAGTAGTTGCCACATTTGGAACAGATCCgctattatataataaaattaacggtaccaattttcttgcaccagatgcgcatttcgacaatacatgtctcttcagtgatgctcatggcCAAAATATATGTGTATTCCATAACGGCAACCAACTCGTGTTgacgtctgtaaaatttacgaagggatgatttcgacTCCTCCACTTGGAACTCTTGTTATGATAGGGTCCTCGTTAGCAGCAACCTccaggaaatcatgataggaaatacaagcccttgAATATCGTATAAACTATgagatatatacatttgtactatgtATGTTAAACGGTACCAATCAGATGTGTATTTCGACTAATAGTTTCTTCAGTTATGCTCGTTGTTAAAAGATTTGACAATCTGAAATCTAAAACAAATGTTGAAGATAGGTTCAAACCAAAAAGGACCTAAAGTAAAACCAAATCTAGAAGACAAAGAATCAGAGCCTGGCATCAGGGAGAAATATTCCAGAATTaaaaactgttttcaaaatttcaataaaacaatatctGCATCGTCTTGCCCGAACTGAGTAATATCAACTGGATTTGTGATACCTCGAAGACTAAAGCT contains:
- the LOC139517638 gene encoding myosin heavy chain, clone 203-like, with the protein product MGSVDEETLWKHWMYLKNELHVEALLVDLVKSGVFTEHQQNEILHVSPNTRQMKAEKFLKVLIQSGEKGFDVFCEILRRNSDNRYQAVIDKLNISTTPGEATGASGTAAPVNNNVQFRPESSASAASSTSLCSLPSHDGETGEKNLKQNKSARRAWRSDASISGSETARQPMATQNQENFDVSTVAPNTNRVANNDESQGAASISGQLNDRQNSNIDMQVLEQELLRLAPTIADVFQRISQSTAQVPVSEEDIKKVREDNERLRKTNRTLIEKLNIFQQRIIRLQLENKNLREEGEGANEAKKDLEDKANELDAIEKRIENQKIALEEKEKELKVQLLKIEEIENNMTKQRHKIQELHSLYDEGVEESCKQQDEIQKLQEEKEVQDAQIGQLEYKQKLSNERMRDLEDRLEQLEISGRNRRGVGLRRSNPRAASKRMLGMMSDYN